Genomic DNA from Actinomycetota bacterium:
GCTGCAACGCGTGACTCGCCGACGTGGTCGTGGTCGCGCCGTCGCTGCGCTGCGGTCGGGCGGTCAGCCACAGGTCGGGACCGAGCTGGCGCACCTCGTCGATCCGCCACAGCCAGCGGTCGTCGACGCTCGCCGCCCCGGGCGGTGCGAACACCGCCAGGCCGTCCCCGCCGATGGTGCAGGGGGCGACGAACGCCTCGAGGCGGTCGATCAGATGGGCACGCTGCAACGCCCCGGCGAGGGTCGCACCGCCCTCGACCAGCAGGCTGTGCACCCGCCGGTCGGTCAGGGCGGCGAGCGCAGCATCCAGCGCGACACCGGGGCGCCTTCCGGGCGCAACCTCGGGGTCTGCTGCGGGAACAACGACGACCTCGGCGCCCGCGTCGGTCAGCTGGCCGCGCCAGGTGGTCGGCGACGCCTGAGTCGTCAGGACCACCGCGCCGGGGCGAGCGACGTTGGCCCACGACGGCGTCCGGCCGCGGGCGTCGAACACGACGGGGCGTGGTTGGCCCGCCGGGGCCTCGACGTGGCGCACATCCAGGCTGGGGTCGTCGGCGAGGACCGTCCCGGACCCGACCGCGACCGCCTCGACCAGCGCCCGCAGCTGGTGGGCGGCGATCCGCGCCTGCGCCGAGGTGATCCAGCGGGACGAGCCGTCCCGGGCGGCGACACGGCCGTCGAGGCTCTGCGCGACCTTGCAGACCACGAACGGCCTCCCCGTGGCCTGCACGTGGAAGAACACCTCGTTCTGGCGGCGGGCGTCGTCGACGCGAACCCCACGGATGACCTCGACGCCGGCGTCGCGGAGGGTCGCCGCGCCGCCGTTGAGCGGGTCGTCGGCGGCGTACACCACTCGACGGACCCCGGCGTCGATCAGCGCCTGCGTGCACGGGCCCGTGCGGCCGGTGTGGTCGCATGGTTCCAACGTGACGTGCACGGTCGCACCGCGGCTGCGTCCCCCGGCGGCGGCGATCGCGGCGACCTCCGCGTGAGGCCCGCCGGGGCGCTCGTGCCACCCTTCACCGACGATCGCGCCGCCGTGCACCAGCACGCAGCCGACCAGCGGGTTCGGGCGGACGGTGGCGCGCCCACGCTCGGCGAGCGCGAGAGCGACGCCCATCAGTTCGTCGTCGCTTCGGGTCACGGTCCTCCATCCCGACGTTGGTCTCCGGGGGCCGGGTGGTGGACGCGTGAGTGGCCGGCCGCCGGCAGGCAGAACCGGCCTGCACGCCTCCTCCCATCCGGACTCTCACCGTCGGCTCCGGGATCGCACCGGATCCACCACCGCGTGGTGCGGGGGTCGCGGGCTGTGACCGCCGGTCGGGTCGCCTCGCGCCAGCGGGCCGAGGCCCCTCCCCTGGAGGCGCGTCCCGGCATCACCGGGACACCCGGAGCCTACCAGCGGGGCGCCAGCACCCCCCGCGCGCGGCGGGATCAGCCGCGACGGACGAACGTGGCGTGGTACATGCCGTCGGTGCCGTGGTGTGGCCACAGCTGCGTCTGCTCGACCAGCTCGAACGAGCGGTGCCGGGCGAGGAACCGGGCGGTCACCTCCTCGGTCTCCACCACGGTCCAGGTGCACGCTGCGTACGTCAGCGACCCCGCGGGCGCGACGTGCGCCGCAGCGCCCTGCAACAGCCGGCTCTGCAGGTCCGCCAGTTCCCGGAGTTCGTGGGGGCCGCGCCGCCAGCGGACCTCGGGGCGTCGCCGGCCCGTCCCCAGCCCGGTGCAGGGCGCGTCGACCAGGACGACGTCGAACTCGCCATCGACCGGAGGGTCGGTCGCGTCACCCACGCGGACGTCGATGTCCACCCCCACCCGCGCGGCCGCTTCGCGGATCAGTGCCGCACGGTGGGGGTACAGCTCGACCGCGATCACGCTCCCGCCCGGGGCGACGAGCGACGCCAGGTGCGTGGCTTTCCCCCCGGGTCCGGCGCAGAGGTCCAAGACCCGGGCGCCGGGAACGGCACCGGTGGCGTGGGCGACGCGCATGGACGCCGCGTCCTGGGGGACCGCCCGCCCGTCGGCGACGGCCGCCAGTCGGCGGGGGTCACCGCCGGGCGCGCGCACCGCCTCGGGGGCGTGCTCGTCGGCGACCGCGTCGATCCCGGCGTCGCGCAGTTCGTCCACGAGCGCATCGCGGTCCCCGGTGGCGCGCAGGGTCAGTCCGGGTGGGACGTTGTCGGCTTCGAGCGCTGCCTGCGCTTGGGCGCCGAGGCGGCGGTGGAGGTCCTCGACGATCCAGCGCGGGTGGGCGGTGTGCAACACCAGCCAACCGACCGCGTCCTCGTCGGGGTTCGGCCACGGCAACTCGTCGCGGCGCCGGGCCAACGCCCGGAGCACGCCGTTCACGAAGCCGCCCGCCGCCGTCGCACGACGGCGGGGGACGGCCGCGCGGGCGAGCCGAACGGCCGTGTCGACCGCTGCGCGGGTGGGGACACCGGAGCGCAGGATCTGCAGCGCCCCCAGCCGCAGGATCCGCCGCAGGCTGGGTTCGACGTCGCCTAGGTCCCGGTCGAGGACGTGCTGCAGCGCCCAGTCCAGCGTTCCCTGCCACCGCAGCGTGTCGTAGGCCAGGTAGCTCGCGAACGCCCGATCGCGCGCACCGTCGAGGTGATCGATCACGGCGGGGACAGCCAACGTGCTGTAGGCGTCGCGCTCGTCGACCGCTGCGATCGCCTGCAGCGCGGCCCGCCGGGCGGCCAGGCCGGTGGGCGGGGCGTCGAGGTCGGCCATCGCTAGCGCTCGTCCCCGAGCCGTTCACCGGGTTGGGGACGGTAGCCGTTGACAAACGCGCCGCCCGACATGGCGACCTTCCCGGCTGGCTGCACCTCGGCGAGCACGACCGCGCGATCGCCGGTTGCCACGACCGGCCCGAGCGCGTCGGTCCCCAGCACCGTCCCCGGTGGTCCGCCGCCCTGTGCCGGATGCGCCCGCCAGATCTTGAGCCGCTGGCCCCGGAACGTCGTGTGCGCGCCGGGCGCCGGGTTGGCGCTGCGCACCAGGTCGATGACCGACCGGGCCGGCGACGACCAGTCGATGCGGACGTCTTCGGGCGTGATCCGCGCCGCGTACGTCACGCCGTCGTCGCGCTGGGGCTGCGGCTCGACGCCCTGCACGAGCTGGCGGATGCTGTCAACCAGGACCGGAGCGCCGATCACGGCCAGGCGCTCCAGCAGCTCCCCGGCGGTCTCGTCGCGGGCGATGTCGACCTGGAGCTGCTGCAGGATCGGGCCGGTGTCCATCCCGACGTCGATCACGAACGTGGTGATCCCCGTGGTGTGGTCCCCGGCGCGGATGGCGTGCTGCACCGGCGCCGCGCCGCGCCAGCGTGGCAGCAACGAGAAGTGCAGGTTGACGTAGCCGTGACGGGGGGCCTCCAACACGTCGGTGGGGAGGATCACGCCGTACGCGACGACCGCGACCGCGTCCGGGGACAGCGAGTGGAGCCGGTCGAGGATGTCACGTGGCCAGTGCGGCTGCAGCACCGTGATGCCGCGTTCCTGCGCCGCGACCTTCACCGGTGGAGGCACCGGTGACCGCGTCCGGCCGCGGGGACGGTCGGGGTTGGTGACGGCAGCGACCACGTCGACGTCGTCGGCGCCGTGCAGGGCAGCCAGCGACGGGACCGCGACATCCGGCGTACCGAAGAACGCGACCCGGATCCGGTCGTCTCCGGCCACGGTCACCCCGGCCGGCGCCCCAGCAGGAACCCCCGCGGCTGCGGGGCGGGATCGTCCAGACCCTGCTGCAGCCGGTACTCACGCATGCGCTTCATCGCTTCGTTGCGATCGTGGCGCGCGAGGTGGTCGATGAACAGCACCCCGTTGAGGTGGTCGATCTCGTGAACGAACACCCGGGCGAGGAAACCCTCGAACTCGTCGAGGTGCTCGTCCCCGTGCACGTCCTGGTACCGGCAACGCACCCGCAACGGCCGCTCCAGCGGGTAGAACAGGCCGGGGAAGGACAGGCAGCCCTCGTCGCCCTCCTGCACCTCGGCGGAGGTCTCCTCCACGGCCGGGTTGACCACCGCACCGTGGTCGTCCTCCGTGGTCCACGTGAACAGTCGCTTGAGCACGCCGACCTGGTTGGCTGCCAGCCCCGAGCCGGCCGCCTCGCGCATCGTCTCGAGCATGTCGTCGGCGAGGCGCCGCAGTCGGTCGTCGAAGTCGACGACCTGCCGCGCACGCTGGCGCAGCACCGGGTCGCCGAAGATCCGGATCGGGAGGGTCGCCATCGGGCGCAGGGTACGCGATGAACCCGCCCCGGCCTCGGTCAGCGCGCGATGGACCCGCCCCGGCCTCGGGCACGCCTCACCGGCACCGACACGACTCACCGACGTCTCAGAGGGCCCCGACTCACAGGACGTCGACCGGGTCGACGTCGACGCGGACGTCGCGACCGTCTCGGCTCCACGCCACCTGCAGCGGCCGCAGTGCGGCCAGGGTCGCCGTCCGGTCGGCGCACTTGATCAGCAGAGCGGCACGCTCCCCGGCGGGGCGCGGGCCCAGCACCTCGTCCCCGTCGGGGAGCGCGCGCGACAGGTCGGCGACGACCTTCTCCCCTGTCCCGGCCACATCCAGGCGCACGGCATGGGCCACCGGCGGGAAGCGCAGCTCCGCGCGCCGGTCGGCCTCGTCCCGCCAGAACGCGCCCGGGTCCCAGGCCACCAGTGCCCGCACCGCGTGGTGGGTCGGGTCGCGGGTCTGCACCACCACGGCCGCATCGGGGACCAACCGGCTGCGTCCGCGACTCCCCGCCACGGTGGCCTCGGCGGCACGCGGCACCCACGACGCCACACGCAGCGCGAGCCGCAGCGCGTCCTCGGCCGCGTCGAGCGACGGACGACGCAGCTGCCCGTCGAGGTCGGGGAGCACCACGGCCCCGACCGGGCCGGGCGGATCCAGGTGGGCCGAACCGCGGGTCATGACCACGGTGGCGGGCGGGGGCGGGGCAGGCTGGGCGTAGCCCTCGAGGACGGCGACGGTGGTGCCGCGCAGCGTCCGGCGCAGCTCTCCGCCGAGGCGCTCCGCGCCGGCGGCGAGCGGGGCGAAGCGCGCAGCGCCGCACTGGTCGCACAGCGGGCGGTCCGGGCGGCTCCACCCGCACCCCTCACAGGCCACGCCGCGGTGATCGGCCGCCAGCGACGAGTCGCACCGGGGGCAGGCCAAGCGGGCCCCGCACGCGGTGCACACCAGCGCCCGCCCCTCGCCGCGTCGGGCGGCGAGGACCACCCCGTACCTGCCGCCGGCCACGGCGCGGCGCAGTGCCGTCAGGGCCGGCGTCCCGAGACGGCCCCGTGAACGAGGATCGGAACGGTCGTCGACGTGCACGACCGGGGCGGCGGCGCGCTCGGCGCCACGGGCGGGGACCACCGGGGTGAGGCGACGCTCGGACAGCAGACGCCACGACGCCGCGCTGGGGACCGTCCCGACCAGCAGGGCGGCAGCGCCAGCCCGCCGAGCACGCTCCAGCGCGACCTCCCGGGCGTGGTGCCGCGGGGAGCGGCGCTCCTTCAGCGCCGGGTTTGACTCGTCGACGACGACCACCAGGCCGAGGCGCTCGACCGGCCACAACGCGACCCGGCGCTCGCCCACCACCACCCGGGCCGCGCCACACCGCCCCGCCAGCCATGCGCGGTAGACGCGGCGCGCCCCGCTGGCTCCGCGGACGTCGACGGTGACGTCGGGGAAGGCCGCGACGACCGCGTCGGCAGCCGCAGAGACCGGCTCGGCGACCACCAGGAGCACGTCGCGGCCCCCGGCCAGGGTCGCGCCCGCGAGCTCGGTCAGGCGTGCGCCGAGGTCCTCCGACGGCAGCGGCCGCCAGTAGAAGGCGCCCGCGCCGGCTGCGGCGGCGGCGTGCACGGCGTACCCAGCCGGCGCGTAGGGCTCCCACGCCGCGGTGTCCGGCGACCGCGGCAGCGGATCGGCGGGGCGCGGTGCCGCGCCGGGCGGGTACCAGCCGTCGGATCCGGCTCGACGCTCCACGTCGCCGACACGGTCGGGCAGGGCGTGGCGGACCACGTCGGCGAGCGGGGCGGCGAAACGCTCCGCGGCCCAACGCAGCAGCGCCAGGTCCTCGGCCGCCACCCACGCGTGGGTGCCCAGCACGCGGCGCACGTCTCGCAGCCGTTCGGGTGCGACGTCGGTGGCCTCGGTCAGCTCGACGACGAGCCCACGGACCCGTCGGCCGGCAAAGACGACCTCGACCCGGGATCCCACCTGCACGACGACGTCCGGCCCGACGCGGTAGTCGAACAGCCGGTCGAGGTGGATGGGGGCGACCTCGACGACGACACGGGCGATCCGGGGGGTGCTCATGCGCCCCGGCGCGTCATGCGGCGCGCCGCCTCACCGTGCGACGGCTTCACCGCTCCGACGCGTCACACGCCGACCGCGACCCGCAGGTGGTCGGCCCGGTCGGTGTTCTCCCAGGTGAACACCGCGCCGGTCCGGCCGAAGTGGCCGTAGGCCGCAGTGGCCTGGAAGATCGGCCGTCGCAGGTCCAGGTCGCGGATGATCGCCGCCGGCCGGAGGTCGAACGTCTCGCGGATCCCCTTCAGGATGTGGTCGGGGTCTGCCTGCTCCGTCCCGAACGTCTCGATCATCAGCGAAACCGGGTGGGCGACCCCGATGGCGTAGGCGACCTGCAGCTCGCAGCGCTCCGCGAGACCAGCGGCGACCACGGTCTTGGCGACCCAGCGTGCGGCGTAGGCACCCGACCGGTCGACCTTGGTCGGGTCCTTCCCACTGAACGCTCCCCCGCCGTGGCGGGCGGACCCGCCGTAGGTGTCCACGATGATCTTCCGCCCGGTCAGCCCCGCGTCTGCGTGGGGACCCCCGAGCTCGAAGCGTCCGGTGGGGTTGACCAGGAGGCGCATGTCGGCGGTGTCGACGTCGTCGGGGAGGAGCGGCTTGATGACGAGCTCCTCGAGGTCGGGGCGGAGCAGCGTGTCGAGGTCGATCTCGGGGCGGTGCTGGGCGGAGATCAGCACCGTGTCGATGGCGACCGGGCGATGGTCCTCGTAGGCGACGGTGACCTGCGTCTTCCCGTCGGGTCGCAGGTAGGGGATCTCGCCGACCTTGCGCACGGCCGCCAGCCGCTGCGCCAGCCGGTGCGCGAGGTGGATCGGGAGCGGCATCAACTCGTCGGTCTCGGTGCAGGCGAAGCCGAACATCATGCCCTGGTCACCGGCGCCGAGCTGGTCGAGCTCGTCGTGGGAGGTCTCGCGGGCCTCCTGCGCCCGGTCGACGCCCTGGGCGATATCCGGTGACTGCTCGTCGATCGCGACCGAGACCCCGCAGGTGTTCCCGTCGAAGCCGGCGTCGTGGTGGTCGTACCCGATGCCGATGATGGTGTCGCGCACGATACGGGGGATGTCGGCGTAGCAGTTGGTGGAGATCTCGCCGGCAACGAAGACCTGCCCGGTGGTCATCAGCGTCTCGCACGCGACTCGCCCGGCCGGATCGTTGGCCAGGATCGCGTCGAGGACACCATCGGAGATCTGGTCGGCGAGCTTGTCGGGGTGGCCCTCGGTGACCGACTCGGACGTGAAGAGGGTCCTTCGCGGCACGGCGGCGCTCCTGCTCGAGGTGGTGAGTTCGGACGGCGGGGTGATCGGCGTGGAGGTTAGCCCAGCAGGTCGCCGATCTCGTCCCAGAGGTGAGCGGCGATCTCCTCCTTGCTTCCCAGCGGGAGCTCGACCCGCCGCCCGTCGCGTCCCAACACCAGCACCCGGTTGGTGGCGACCTCGAAGCCGGCGTCCGCGGCGCTGATGTCGTTCACTGCCAT
This window encodes:
- the metK gene encoding methionine adenosyltransferase, encoding MPRRTLFTSESVTEGHPDKLADQISDGVLDAILANDPAGRVACETLMTTGQVFVAGEISTNCYADIPRIVRDTIIGIGYDHHDAGFDGNTCGVSVAIDEQSPDIAQGVDRAQEARETSHDELDQLGAGDQGMMFGFACTETDELMPLPIHLAHRLAQRLAAVRKVGEIPYLRPDGKTQVTVAYEDHRPVAIDTVLISAQHRPEIDLDTLLRPDLEELVIKPLLPDDVDTADMRLLVNPTGRFELGGPHADAGLTGRKIIVDTYGGSARHGGGAFSGKDPTKVDRSGAYAARWVAKTVVAAGLAERCELQVAYAIGVAHPVSLMIETFGTEQADPDHILKGIRETFDLRPAAIIRDLDLRRPIFQATAAYGHFGRTGAVFTWENTDRADHLRVAVGV
- the ribD gene encoding bifunctional diaminohydroxyphosphoribosylaminopyrimidine deaminase/5-amino-6-(5-phosphoribosylamino)uracil reductase RibD; translated protein: MGVALALAERGRATVRPNPLVGCVLVHGGAIVGEGWHERPGGPHAEVAAIAAAGGRSRGATVHVTLEPCDHTGRTGPCTQALIDAGVRRVVYAADDPLNGGAATLRDAGVEVIRGVRVDDARRQNEVFFHVQATGRPFVVCKVAQSLDGRVAARDGSSRWITSAQARIAAHQLRALVEAVAVGSGTVLADDPSLDVRHVEAPAGQPRPVVFDARGRTPSWANVARPGAVVLTTQASPTTWRGQLTDAGAEVVVVPAADPEVAPGRRPGVALDAALAALTDRRVHSLLVEGGATLAGALQRAHLIDRLEAFVAPCTIGGDGLAVFAPPGAASVDDRWLWRIDEVRQLGPDLWLTARPQRSDGATTTTSASHALQRTGR
- the fmt gene encoding methionyl-tRNA formyltransferase codes for the protein MRVAFFGTPDVAVPSLAALHGADDVDVVAAVTNPDRPRGRTRSPVPPPVKVAAQERGITVLQPHWPRDILDRLHSLSPDAVAVVAYGVILPTDVLEAPRHGYVNLHFSLLPRWRGAAPVQHAIRAGDHTTGITTFVIDVGMDTGPILQQLQVDIARDETAGELLERLAVIGAPVLVDSIRQLVQGVEPQPQRDDGVTYAARITPEDVRIDWSSPARSVIDLVRSANPAPGAHTTFRGQRLKIWRAHPAQGGGPPGTVLGTDALGPVVATGDRAVVLAEVQPAGKVAMSGGAFVNGYRPQPGERLGDER
- the def gene encoding peptide deformylase gives rise to the protein MATLPIRIFGDPVLRQRARQVVDFDDRLRRLADDMLETMREAAGSGLAANQVGVLKRLFTWTTEDDHGAVVNPAVEETSAEVQEGDEGCLSFPGLFYPLERPLRVRCRYQDVHGDEHLDEFEGFLARVFVHEIDHLNGVLFIDHLARHDRNEAMKRMREYRLQQGLDDPAPQPRGFLLGRRPG
- a CDS encoding methyltransferase domain-containing protein, whose protein sequence is MADLDAPPTGLAARRAALQAIAAVDERDAYSTLAVPAVIDHLDGARDRAFASYLAYDTLRWQGTLDWALQHVLDRDLGDVEPSLRRILRLGALQILRSGVPTRAAVDTAVRLARAAVPRRRATAAGGFVNGVLRALARRRDELPWPNPDEDAVGWLVLHTAHPRWIVEDLHRRLGAQAQAALEADNVPPGLTLRATGDRDALVDELRDAGIDAVADEHAPEAVRAPGGDPRRLAAVADGRAVPQDAASMRVAHATGAVPGARVLDLCAGPGGKATHLASLVAPGGSVIAVELYPHRAALIREAAARVGVDIDVRVGDATDPPVDGEFDVVLVDAPCTGLGTGRRRPEVRWRRGPHELRELADLQSRLLQGAAAHVAPAGSLTYAACTWTVVETEEVTARFLARHRSFELVEQTQLWPHHGTDGMYHATFVRRG